One segment of Paenibacillus rhizovicinus DNA contains the following:
- a CDS encoding undecaprenyl-diphosphate phosphatase: MGDIIHAIILGIVEGLTEFLPVSSSGHMILTNKLLDIASDDQAIVTFEIIIQLAAILAMAIVYRRRIADLFGLSRKPQSLGAIGPGGRSSARKKLNLIHVALGIVPAMLLAYALKDVIKGEGFNQAPVLFSLVVGGIYMIVAEKLSNSGRIRVKAETMDDITYRQAFTIGLLQCLSLWPGFSRSGSTIAGGMLTGTSYKAAADFSFLMAIPIMVVASGYEMLDSYKYITGDNLSFFIVGFLVSFVVAWLVIILFLRFIQKVKLTHFAIYRFILAALFWIFIMR, translated from the coding sequence ATGGGAGACATTATTCATGCGATTATTTTAGGTATTGTGGAAGGCTTGACCGAGTTCTTGCCCGTATCTTCTTCGGGACATATGATTCTGACGAATAAACTGCTCGACATTGCTTCGGACGATCAGGCGATCGTCACGTTCGAAATTATTATTCAATTGGCGGCGATTCTGGCGATGGCGATCGTTTACCGGCGGCGGATCGCGGATTTGTTCGGTTTGTCGCGCAAGCCGCAGTCGCTTGGCGCGATCGGACCCGGCGGTCGCTCTTCCGCCCGCAAGAAGCTGAATCTGATTCACGTCGCGCTCGGCATCGTGCCTGCGATGCTCCTTGCTTACGCGCTGAAGGACGTGATTAAAGGCGAGGGCTTCAATCAGGCGCCCGTCTTGTTCTCGCTCGTTGTCGGCGGGATATATATGATCGTGGCGGAGAAGCTGTCCAATTCCGGCCGTATCCGCGTCAAGGCGGAAACGATGGACGATATTACGTACCGCCAAGCGTTCACGATCGGCTTGCTGCAATGCTTATCGCTTTGGCCGGGATTCTCGCGCTCGGGTTCTACGATCGCAGGCGGAATGCTGACGGGGACCAGTTATAAAGCGGCAGCGGATTTCTCGTTCCTTATGGCGATTCCGATCATGGTGGTCGCCTCCGGTTACGAAATGCTGGACAGCTACAAATACATCACGGGCGACAATCTGTCGTTCTTCATCGTCGGGTTCTTGGTGTCGTTCGTCGTGGCGTGGCTTGTCATCATCCTGTTCCTGCGTTTTATTCAGAAAGTGAAGCTGACGCATTTCGCGATCTACCGGTTTATTCTGGCAGCGCTGTTCTGGATCTTCATCATGAGATAA
- the moaA gene encoding GTP 3',8-cyclase MoaA codes for MQALTDRFGRVHDYLRISVTDRCNLRCLYCMPEEGVKFEPAENLLSYDQIAEVVRTGADLGITKLRITGGEPLVRPGLPGLIRELAAIPGIRDIAMTTNGVLLAEHAEELRAAGLNRVNISLDTLDPARFRFIARRGDLQRVLQGIEAAATAGFAPIKLNCVLLKGVNEDEIAAFLEMAFKQPLHVRFIEYMPIGHADENWRNHYLPLSRVLEIAEQNKLEVEPMKGLLGNGPSDDYRIKGGTGTFGLIHPISDQFCSRCNRLRLTADGNLQPCLYWVDELNVKPALGSPAALESIFMRAMNMKPKNHEMAAKLADESLSHEPTARRMSQIGG; via the coding sequence ATGCAAGCATTAACGGATCGATTCGGACGCGTGCACGACTACTTGCGCATTTCCGTGACTGACCGGTGCAATCTGCGCTGTCTGTATTGCATGCCGGAGGAAGGCGTGAAATTCGAGCCGGCCGAAAATTTGCTCAGCTACGATCAAATCGCGGAGGTCGTGCGCACGGGCGCAGACCTGGGTATTACAAAGCTTCGGATAACCGGAGGCGAGCCGCTTGTCAGGCCGGGATTGCCCGGGTTGATACGGGAGCTTGCAGCTATTCCGGGCATCCGGGACATCGCAATGACGACGAATGGCGTTTTGCTCGCGGAGCATGCGGAGGAGTTGCGGGCAGCGGGGCTTAATCGAGTCAATATCAGCCTGGACACGCTCGATCCTGCCCGGTTTCGGTTTATTGCGCGGCGCGGGGATTTGCAGCGCGTACTGCAGGGGATCGAAGCGGCGGCGACCGCTGGTTTTGCGCCGATTAAGCTGAACTGCGTGTTATTGAAAGGCGTCAACGAAGACGAAATCGCCGCATTTCTGGAGATGGCTTTCAAGCAGCCGCTGCACGTTCGTTTTATAGAATATATGCCGATCGGCCATGCGGACGAGAATTGGCGGAACCATTATTTGCCGTTGTCGCGGGTCTTGGAAATCGCGGAGCAGAATAAGCTGGAAGTGGAACCTATGAAGGGCCTGCTCGGCAACGGACCGTCTGATGATTATCGAATTAAAGGCGGGACAGGCACGTTTGGACTGATCCACCCGATCAGCGACCAATTTTGCTCGCGGTGTAATCGGCTGCGGTTGACGGCAGACGGCAACTTGCAGCCATGCCTGTACTGGGTGGATGAGCTGAACGTCAAGCCGGCGCTCGGCAGTCCGGCTGCGCTGGAGAGCATATTTATGCGGGCGATGAATATGAAGCCGAAGAATCATGAGATGGCGGCGAAGCTGGCGGACGAATCGTTATCGCATGAGCCGACTGCGCGCCGCATGTCTCAAATCGGCGGATGA
- a CDS encoding manganese catalase family protein — translation MWIYEKKLQYPVRVSKCDPRVARYLVEQYGGADGELSAALRYLNQRYSIPDKVVGLLTDIGTEELAHLEMIATMIYKLTKDATPQQMEAAGLGDNYVIHDNALFYNNASGVPWSAAYIQAKGDPLADLYEDIAAEEKARTTYQWIIDMTDDVDLQDGLKFLREREIVHAMRFKEAVEIIKADRDTKKVY, via the coding sequence GTGTGGATTTACGAGAAGAAGCTCCAGTATCCCGTGCGCGTCAGCAAATGCGACCCTCGGGTAGCTAGATACTTGGTGGAGCAGTACGGCGGCGCGGATGGCGAGCTGTCGGCGGCGCTTCGTTATCTAAATCAGCGGTACAGCATTCCGGATAAGGTCGTCGGGCTGCTTACCGATATCGGGACCGAGGAATTGGCGCATTTGGAAATGATCGCGACGATGATTTACAAGCTGACCAAGGACGCGACGCCACAGCAGATGGAAGCGGCGGGCCTTGGTGACAATTATGTCATCCATGACAATGCATTGTTCTACAACAATGCATCGGGCGTTCCCTGGTCAGCGGCGTACATCCAGGCGAAGGGGGACCCGCTCGCCGATCTGTACGAGGATATCGCGGCAGAGGAGAAGGCGCGCACGACGTACCAATGGATCATCGACATGACGGACGACGTTGATCTGCAGGACGGCTTGAAGTTTCTGCGGGAACGGGAGATCGTCCATGCGATGCGGTTCAAGGAAGCGGTCGAAATCATTAAGGCGGATCGCGATACGAAGAAAGTGTATTGA
- a CDS encoding spore coat protein CotJB — protein MNRNARRGRPDRVNNQLDEQYYSKLLELQQLDFGLVELTLYLDTHPNDLQALQQFNQLAQQRKHCAQQFEMQYGPLMQFGHSFSKYPWQWIETPWPWQV, from the coding sequence ATGAATCGAAATGCACGCCGAGGGAGGCCGGATCGGGTGAATAATCAGCTGGATGAACAGTATTACAGCAAATTGCTGGAGCTGCAGCAGCTTGATTTTGGACTTGTCGAGCTGACGCTCTATCTGGATACGCACCCGAATGACCTTCAGGCGCTCCAGCAGTTCAATCAGCTGGCCCAGCAGCGCAAGCATTGCGCCCAGCAGTTCGAAATGCAATACGGTCCGCTGATGCAATTCGGTCACAGCTTCTCCAAGTACCCTTGGCAGTGGATTGAAACGCCATGGCCTTGGCAGGTGTAA
- a CDS encoding spore coat associated protein CotJA — protein MNAVKPTRDWYPFVGPFDPCPPKYVKTYYVPPNQYIPFQPMNLPQFSLADALKLGTLWPALYGPYESKCTPREAGSGE, from the coding sequence TTGAATGCAGTAAAACCGACGCGCGACTGGTATCCCTTTGTTGGTCCGTTTGACCCATGTCCGCCTAAATACGTGAAGACCTATTACGTTCCGCCGAACCAATATATACCGTTTCAACCGATGAATCTGCCGCAGTTCTCTCTTGCCGACGCGCTTAAGCTGGGCACGCTCTGGCCAGCGTTATACGGTCCTTATGAATCGAAATGCACGCCGAGGGAGGCCGGATCGGGTGAATAA
- a CDS encoding HD-GYP domain-containing protein, translating into MRLLPIQMCQPGMRLAKKIYSEEGLVLLGADVELNQKLISRLYDCGIHYVYIQDPRTADLVVPDLISEETRHRALSEIRTNFRDLMDRPNRKSGVTYPYIGKSFRQIMGMVIDDLTGQKDAMVMLMNMGIVDNYLFNHSLNVSVYTTVLGIANGYTRDELMTLGLGAVLHDIGKTQISVHILKKHSGLTREEYEEMKRHAERGYYLLKDEPNIPLLAAHCAYQHHERLDGSGYPRGIKGNEIHEYAKWIGIVDSYDAMTTTRVYRNPLLPHEAVESLYAGTGTLYEQRMLQLFRDKVAIYPLGIEVRLSSGESGVVVDINSSCPHRPVVRVLSDEYGEELKAPYEVDLSTKLTTMIVSVNEQASMPEAASS; encoded by the coding sequence ATGCGATTATTGCCCATTCAAATGTGCCAGCCAGGCATGAGGCTCGCGAAGAAAATTTATTCCGAGGAAGGCCTCGTGTTACTTGGCGCGGACGTTGAACTTAATCAAAAGCTGATTTCTCGCTTATATGATTGCGGCATTCATTATGTATATATCCAAGATCCCCGAACGGCCGATTTGGTCGTGCCCGATCTCATCAGCGAAGAAACGAGACATCGTGCGCTCTCCGAGATTCGTACGAACTTCCGTGACTTGATGGACAGGCCGAACCGTAAAAGCGGGGTAACGTATCCCTATATCGGTAAATCGTTTCGACAAATCATGGGTATGGTCATCGATGACCTGACCGGGCAGAAGGATGCCATGGTCATGCTGATGAATATGGGTATCGTCGACAACTATTTATTCAATCATTCGCTTAATGTGTCGGTCTATACGACCGTGCTCGGCATCGCCAACGGCTATACCCGGGACGAGCTAATGACGCTCGGTCTCGGCGCGGTGCTGCACGATATCGGCAAGACGCAGATCAGCGTTCATATTTTGAAGAAGCATTCGGGTTTAACGCGCGAGGAATACGAGGAAATGAAGCGCCATGCCGAGCGGGGCTACTACCTGCTCAAGGACGAACCGAATATTCCGCTGCTCGCCGCGCATTGCGCTTACCAGCATCACGAACGGCTGGATGGCAGCGGCTATCCGCGCGGCATCAAAGGCAACGAGATTCACGAATACGCGAAATGGATTGGCATCGTCGATTCGTACGACGCTATGACGACAACGCGCGTGTACCGCAATCCGCTGCTTCCGCATGAAGCCGTGGAATCGCTATATGCAGGAACAGGTACGCTATACGAGCAGCGCATGCTGCAGCTTTTCCGGGACAAAGTCGCCATCTATCCGCTTGGCATCGAAGTCCGGCTTTCTTCCGGCGAAAGCGGCGTTGTCGTGGATATCAACTCGTCCTGTCCGCATCGTCCCGTCGTTCGGGTGCTGAGCGACGAGTATGGCGAAGAGCTGAAGGCGCCGTACGAAGTGGATTTATCGACGAAACTGACGACCATGATCGTGAGCGTCAATGAACAAGCATCGATGCCCGAAGCGGCGAGCTCTTGA
- a CDS encoding molybdenum cofactor biosynthesis protein produces MTVTWTIRLFAGLSDRFGAPEVILELPQEQLTVAGLKEALAAQYEAHAQLIAISFMARNQAYASDDEHIRAGDELALLPPVSGGEDSESNEESGKTPAPDKYRVTTDPLSVEAITAQVIVPNNGAALTFTGTTREWTQGQRTIRLEYEAYVPMAIKTLQQIGNEIAAQWPGTECAIWHRIGVVDVAEISVIIAVSSPHREACYDASRYAIERLKQIVPIWKREIWEDGSEWKGHQQGPWNPIATRG; encoded by the coding sequence ATGACTGTAACGTGGACAATCCGGCTGTTTGCCGGTCTTTCCGACCGCTTCGGCGCGCCTGAAGTCATCCTGGAACTGCCGCAGGAACAGCTTACCGTAGCAGGTCTGAAAGAAGCGCTTGCCGCGCAATATGAGGCGCATGCACAGCTGATCGCGATCTCCTTCATGGCTCGCAACCAAGCCTATGCATCCGATGACGAACACATTCGCGCCGGCGATGAGCTCGCATTGCTGCCGCCGGTTTCCGGCGGCGAAGACAGCGAATCGAACGAGGAATCCGGCAAGACGCCCGCACCCGATAAATACCGGGTGACGACGGACCCGCTTTCGGTCGAAGCCATTACCGCTCAAGTAATCGTTCCGAATAACGGCGCAGCGCTCACGTTTACGGGAACGACGCGGGAATGGACGCAGGGCCAGCGAACCATCCGGCTGGAATATGAGGCTTACGTACCAATGGCAATCAAGACGCTGCAGCAAATCGGGAATGAAATCGCTGCGCAATGGCCCGGAACGGAGTGCGCCATCTGGCACCGCATCGGCGTCGTAGACGTTGCCGAGATCAGCGTCATCATCGCCGTTTCCTCTCCCCACCGGGAAGCCTGTTACGACGCGAGCCGATACGCCATCGAGCGGCTGAAACAAATCGTGCCGATCTGGAAGCGCGAAATATGGGAAGACGGCTCGGAATGGAAAGGTCATCAGCAAGGTCCGTGGAATCCGATCGCGACTAGGGGATAA
- a CDS encoding molybdopterin-binding protein, which yields MSQQYITIYDVEGQPAATTPEDMARLAGRVFPLTERIAGGAGEAVDFGDWFVGWRKQQGIASEAPLPTHLKVEAVDAFEALIPWEQLADAAISFAINGERLPKGGPIRLYVPNGSSACLNVKSVVACRFLQDEERRGEVSYGFKQTFSADEMRNKR from the coding sequence ATGTCCCAGCAGTACATTACGATCTATGATGTCGAAGGACAGCCGGCCGCTACGACGCCGGAGGACATGGCTCGCTTGGCGGGCCGTGTTTTTCCGTTAACCGAACGCATTGCGGGCGGGGCGGGCGAGGCCGTGGATTTCGGCGATTGGTTTGTCGGTTGGCGGAAGCAGCAGGGAATCGCTTCGGAAGCGCCGCTGCCGACGCATTTGAAGGTTGAGGCCGTGGATGCGTTCGAAGCGCTGATACCATGGGAGCAGCTGGCGGACGCGGCGATTTCTTTTGCAATTAACGGGGAGCGCCTGCCAAAGGGCGGGCCGATTCGGCTTTACGTGCCGAACGGTTCCAGCGCATGCTTGAATGTCAAAAGCGTCGTCGCCTGCCGGTTTCTGCAGGACGAAGAGAGACGCGGAGAAGTATCGTACGGATTCAAGCAGACTTTCTCGGCGGATGAGATGCGCAATAAACGTTGA
- a CDS encoding bifunctional metallophosphatase/5'-nucleotidase, whose product MAMDGAHVVLLHSNDIHSRLEQAAKMAAYIDEARQTYGNDHVLTLDIGDHMDRMRVETEASDGMVNIELLNAAGYDAVTLGNNEGLTFTPEQLDAAFGERAKFPVVCANLCRTADGTRPSWMLPYTIVEKAGLRFGIVGVTAAFAEFYTLLGWEATDPLEAVAEQTSRIRQQADIVIVMSHLGLRLDRQMAESIPGIDLVLGGHTHHLLEEPEIIGDTYVCATGKFGEYVGRVDIRVNAGTGRRSIQVEVIPLAAYAEELQASVIIEESLAASRHRLGRVIAVLDEPLPARIEQDSPLGNLLAAGLRRWTGSEIGLVNAGQLLGGLASGEVTAGDLHALCPSPINPCRMQLSGSDIRRSLEESLLREFIDKPIRGFGFRGSVLGTLAVDGLEIRYDPELPPYARIVSLTVNGLELRDDRSYSVGTIDMFTFGVGYERIKNGTAFTYYLPEFIRNVLERELCSSKAVADSFRPRWTSD is encoded by the coding sequence ATGGCAATGGATGGAGCCCATGTCGTGCTGCTTCACAGCAACGATATTCACAGCAGGCTGGAGCAGGCGGCCAAAATGGCGGCTTATATCGATGAAGCCCGGCAAACTTACGGTAACGATCATGTGTTGACCTTGGATATCGGCGATCATATGGACCGGATGCGGGTAGAGACGGAAGCGAGCGACGGGATGGTCAATATTGAATTGCTCAACGCGGCTGGCTACGACGCCGTAACGCTTGGCAATAATGAAGGCTTGACCTTTACGCCGGAGCAGCTGGACGCGGCATTCGGCGAACGAGCGAAGTTTCCGGTGGTGTGCGCGAACCTGTGCCGGACCGCGGATGGAACGCGTCCATCCTGGATGCTGCCGTATACGATCGTCGAGAAAGCCGGTCTCCGGTTTGGCATCGTCGGCGTGACGGCGGCTTTCGCCGAGTTTTATACGCTGCTTGGATGGGAGGCGACCGATCCGCTTGAAGCGGTTGCGGAGCAAACCTCGCGCATTCGGCAGCAAGCGGATATCGTCATCGTCATGTCGCATCTCGGATTGAGGCTCGACCGCCAAATGGCGGAATCGATTCCGGGCATCGACCTCGTATTGGGCGGCCATACCCATCATCTGCTCGAAGAGCCGGAGATCATCGGAGATACGTATGTTTGCGCGACCGGGAAATTCGGCGAGTACGTCGGCCGCGTGGATATTCGAGTCAACGCCGGAACGGGCCGTCGATCCATTCAGGTCGAAGTTATTCCGCTGGCCGCCTATGCCGAAGAGCTGCAAGCCAGCGTCATCATAGAAGAGTCTCTGGCAGCTAGCAGGCATCGCTTGGGCCGCGTCATCGCGGTGCTGGACGAACCGCTTCCCGCTCGAATAGAGCAAGATTCGCCGCTGGGCAATTTATTGGCTGCGGGCTTGCGCCGCTGGACGGGCTCCGAAATCGGACTCGTGAACGCGGGGCAGCTGCTCGGCGGGCTCGCGTCCGGCGAAGTTACGGCCGGCGATCTGCACGCGCTCTGTCCGTCGCCGATCAATCCTTGCCGGATGCAGCTGTCCGGCAGCGATATCCGACGCAGCCTGGAGGAGTCGCTGCTGCGCGAATTCATCGACAAGCCGATTCGCGGCTTCGGCTTTCGCGGTTCCGTGCTCGGAACGTTGGCGGTGGACGGTCTGGAGATCCGGTACGATCCCGAACTGCCGCCGTATGCCCGAATCGTCTCCTTGACTGTGAACGGGCTGGAACTTAGGGATGACCGGAGCTATTCGGTTGGGACGATCGACATGTTTACGTTTGGCGTCGGCTATGAGAGAATCAAGAACGGCACGGCGTTCACCTATTATCTGCCGGAGTTTATCCGCAATGTGCTGGAGCGCGAGCTTTGCAGCTCCAAGGCGGTCGCCGACAGCTTCCGTCCGCGCTGGACCTCCGATTAG
- the yfkAB gene encoding radical SAM/CxCxxxxC motif protein YfkAB — protein MLNAIPLPFTPADDPWDPLFSLRRHGRHRLTSVEMTLSNLCNMRCEHCAVGDTLVLAEPSKLPLDMMLRRLDEIEDLRTISITGGEPTFSERTVKEYMIPLLQYARSRGVFSQINSNITLDYSRYEAIAPFLDVMHISFNYTSADDFHEIGFAKSGHPVPKAVASRMYDRMMDNARRLSEGGLFVSAESMINFRTHRKMPDIHRLIVEMGCRRHEVHPMYPSAFAADLPVITPAQMRDAVTDLLDHRDRSMWMLFGTLPFYGCSDDAADRALLKRLANEPLVTVRNDPDGRNRLNVNLFTGDVFVTDFSDVPAFGNIRSNRLDDLFDRWLSHPLAKSVDCHCPAAACCGPNLLVKDMYYPDVDFGTRQAVL, from the coding sequence ATGTTGAATGCCATACCTTTACCGTTTACCCCCGCGGATGACCCGTGGGACCCGCTATTCTCGCTGCGCCGTCACGGGCGTCACCGGTTGACAAGCGTGGAAATGACGCTGTCCAACCTATGCAATATGCGCTGCGAACACTGCGCGGTCGGCGATACGCTCGTGCTGGCGGAGCCTTCGAAGCTGCCGCTCGACATGATGCTGCGCAGGCTGGATGAAATCGAAGATCTGCGGACGATCAGCATCACCGGGGGAGAACCGACCTTCTCGGAGCGCACCGTGAAGGAATACATGATTCCGCTGCTGCAGTACGCGAGAAGCCGCGGGGTATTCTCCCAAATCAATTCCAATATTACGCTCGACTACAGCCGGTATGAGGCGATTGCACCTTTCCTGGACGTCATGCATATTTCATTCAATTACACCTCCGCGGATGACTTCCATGAGATCGGTTTCGCCAAGAGCGGCCATCCGGTGCCGAAGGCGGTTGCCTCGCGCATGTACGACCGGATGATGGATAACGCGAGACGTCTCAGCGAAGGCGGTTTATTCGTTTCGGCGGAATCGATGATTAATTTCCGGACCCATCGCAAAATGCCGGACATCCATCGGCTGATCGTCGAGATGGGATGCCGTCGCCACGAAGTGCATCCCATGTATCCAAGCGCGTTCGCTGCGGATCTGCCGGTCATTACGCCTGCTCAAATGCGCGATGCAGTCACTGACTTGCTGGATCACAGAGATCGTTCCATGTGGATGCTCTTCGGTACGCTGCCGTTCTACGGCTGCAGCGACGACGCCGCAGACCGTGCGCTGCTGAAGCGGCTCGCGAACGAACCGCTCGTCACGGTCCGCAACGATCCGGACGGCCGCAACCGGCTGAACGTGAATTTATTCACGGGGGACGTGTTCGTTACGGATTTCTCCGACGTGCCGGCTTTCGGCAATATCCGAAGCAACCGTCTGGACGACCTGTTCGATCGGTGGCTCTCCCACCCGCTCGCGAAGAGCGTAGACTGTCATTGCCCTGCCGCCGCTTGCTGCGGTCCGAATTTGCTCGTGAAAGACATGTACTACCCGGATGTGGATTTCGGTACGCGCCAGGCCGTATTGTAA
- a CDS encoding hemolysin family protein codes for MHDFEFGKIFWNLGIVILLVLLNGFFVAAEFSLVKVRQSRLTQLANEGNTRAKYAIKVNSKLDAYLSATQLGITLASLGLGWVGEPAVSDLIVEPLFHLLGLGDGTVMHTVSVVIGFLTITFLHIVLGELAPKTLAIQKSESTSLWASMPLLYFYRIFLPAIWLLNGSANRLLRTFGVEPASEHDSVHTEEEIRILMDQSAKSGVIDKDEMTLFDNIFEFSDRLAREVMLPRTDMDCLYANLSFEENMKIVYATKHTRYPVCVEDKDELIGFVHITDLLTADPDEEHRVNKFLRPILNVPESMEISHVLKLMQRKHSQLAIVVDEYGGTAGMLTTELILEEIVGEIHDEFDTEQPDIIVKGDVTSVEGRMLIEEINDMFNLEIEDDDVDTIGGWLFSKLEGNPEKGKKIEFDGYVFEVAESEPLRVLRVFIFRSQPEEELVEQSGLGE; via the coding sequence TTGCACGACTTCGAATTCGGAAAGATTTTCTGGAATCTAGGCATTGTCATCTTATTGGTATTGTTAAACGGTTTCTTCGTCGCCGCTGAATTTTCGCTCGTGAAAGTAAGGCAGTCGCGCTTGACCCAACTGGCTAATGAAGGCAATACGCGTGCCAAGTACGCAATCAAAGTCAATAGTAAATTGGACGCGTATTTGTCTGCGACACAGCTCGGTATTACGCTTGCCTCGCTCGGACTCGGTTGGGTAGGGGAACCTGCCGTCTCGGATTTGATCGTGGAACCGCTGTTCCATTTGCTCGGACTCGGAGATGGAACGGTCATGCACACCGTTTCGGTCGTAATCGGATTTTTGACCATTACGTTCCTTCATATCGTGCTCGGAGAGCTGGCGCCGAAAACGCTGGCCATTCAAAAATCCGAAAGCACGTCGCTATGGGCATCCATGCCGCTCCTGTACTTTTACCGCATCTTCCTTCCGGCGATTTGGCTGCTGAACGGTTCGGCCAATCGATTGCTGCGCACCTTCGGGGTTGAGCCGGCCAGCGAGCACGATTCGGTTCATACGGAGGAAGAAATCCGGATCCTGATGGACCAGAGCGCGAAGAGCGGCGTGATCGACAAAGACGAGATGACGCTGTTCGATAACATCTTTGAATTTTCCGACCGGCTGGCAAGGGAAGTCATGCTTCCGCGGACGGACATGGACTGCTTGTATGCCAACTTGTCGTTCGAAGAGAACATGAAAATCGTGTATGCCACCAAACATACGCGTTATCCCGTATGCGTCGAGGACAAGGATGAATTGATCGGATTCGTACATATTACCGATCTGCTGACCGCCGATCCGGATGAAGAACATCGCGTGAATAAATTTCTGCGCCCGATTCTGAACGTGCCCGAATCGATGGAAATCAGTCACGTGCTCAAGCTGATGCAGCGCAAACATTCGCAGCTGGCAATCGTCGTAGACGAATACGGCGGGACGGCCGGCATGCTGACGACGGAGCTCATTCTCGAGGAAATCGTCGGGGAAATCCATGATGAATTCGACACGGAACAGCCGGATATCATCGTGAAGGGCGACGTCACCTCCGTCGAAGGACGGATGCTGATCGAAGAGATCAACGATATGTTCAATTTGGAAATCGAGGATGACGATGTCGATACGATCGGCGGCTGGCTCTTCTCCAAGCTGGAAGGCAATCCGGAGAAAGGCAAAAAAATCGAGTTTGACGGTTATGTTTTCGAGGTAGCGGAGAGCGAACCGCTGCGCGTGCTGCGTGTATTCATATTTCGCAGCCAGCCCGAGGAAGAACTGGTCGAACAGTCCGGTTTAGGCGAATAA
- a CDS encoding HD-GYP domain-containing protein, with amino-acid sequence MRIHVTELLDGDKLSSDTFNSYGLHVLSKGTDLFAKEISKLYRHQIDYVDIVSRDNEPVSIRTIESSLSPKWLPNVEPIYQDAVNGCEQLFLEASQNGKIFEEDVIHTFQPLVDNFKMERDVVSMLLLLNTKDDYTYQHSVQVGMLAYFLASWLNYSEEEAVKIGQAGFLHDIGKCQIQQGILNKPEKLSSDEYEMVKKHTVYGHRIITDSFGESLAAIVALQHHERIDGTGYPNRLAGSDMHPVSKIVAVSDVYSAMISSRVYQKKRDLLYVLKELYRMSFTELDPETTHTFIRHMIPNFIGKQVELETGEVGTIIMTHSSEFFRPLIRVEERFIDLSIERDLEVKHVYM; translated from the coding sequence ATGCGCATTCATGTGACGGAGTTACTAGATGGAGACAAGTTAAGCAGCGATACCTTTAATTCTTACGGATTGCATGTGCTCTCCAAGGGTACGGACTTATTTGCAAAAGAAATCTCCAAGCTCTATCGGCACCAAATCGATTATGTTGATATTGTAAGCAGAGACAACGAACCTGTTTCCATTCGTACGATCGAATCCAGTTTAAGTCCGAAATGGCTTCCGAACGTGGAGCCGATCTACCAGGATGCGGTCAACGGCTGCGAGCAATTATTTCTAGAGGCTTCCCAAAACGGCAAAATTTTCGAGGAGGACGTTATCCATACGTTCCAGCCCTTGGTCGATAACTTCAAAATGGAGCGCGATGTCGTGTCGATGCTTCTGCTGCTGAACACCAAGGACGACTATACCTATCAGCATTCCGTCCAAGTCGGGATGCTGGCTTATTTCTTGGCCTCTTGGTTGAATTACAGCGAAGAAGAAGCGGTGAAGATCGGCCAAGCCGGCTTCCTACATGACATCGGAAAATGCCAAATCCAGCAAGGGATTCTGAATAAGCCGGAGAAGCTGTCCTCGGACGAATATGAAATGGTCAAGAAACATACGGTTTACGGCCACCGCATCATAACGGATTCTTTCGGTGAATCGCTTGCGGCAATCGTCGCGCTCCAGCATCATGAACGGATCGACGGAACCGGCTACCCGAATCGATTGGCAGGCTCGGACATGCACCCTGTTTCCAAAATCGTTGCCGTTTCCGACGTGTACAGCGCCATGATCTCGTCCCGCGTCTATCAGAAGAAGCGCGATCTGCTGTACGTGCTGAAGGAATTGTACCGGATGAGCTTCACTGAACTGGACCCCGAGACGACGCATACGTTCATCAGACATATGATCCCGAACTTTATCGGCAAACAGGTCGAGCTGGAAACCGGGGAGGTCGGCACCATCATCATGACCCATTCTTCGGAATTCTTCCGGCCGCTCATCCGCGTTGAAGAACGGTTTATCGATCTATCGATTGAACGCGATCTCGAAGTGAAGCATGTTTATATGTAA